In Pseudomonas sp. MTM4, one genomic interval encodes:
- the dpdF gene encoding protein DpdF: MFSEFDLREALTHWPDSHAYLEATTASDSLLDRVQQCLRELLDQSGTAAFIDLIALLRHWLLAQSKGGTRVWLQVPLAAPWPASEVWHEQGFEVAVIGTSAQIRPAYPRLEWLGEQQDLFDDAFDGIVARLQTWVPADPPLRSLLGKPAYTGPGQREAIRALMHLPAGTTLIANLPTGSGKSLLAQIPPLLGSQGNLTLVIVPTVALAIDQGRRMAELLKARDPNWTEHPLSFHSGLSVEQRTSIFHAVRCGEQRVLFTSPEAATGSLRSILIDCAYEGRISHVVIDEAHLVVTWGSGFRPAFQLLPAFIASLRHARNPESPQAIRIALASATLTPHTVTSLQTLFAGVNGNCVVSGIYLRPEPRYAMKAMVSPVEQVNRVLEAVMKSPRPFILYVTRPDEAEEWTRLLTENGLGRIAAFTGETPPQQRQLLMSDWDANKLDGMVATSAFGLGVDKNDVRTVIHATLPESLDRFYQEVGRSGRDGKASASLLLYTQQDVEQAKGMSGPTLIGNELGYDRWEAMLDDPTRPVTPDGEVWVDLNRLRAGLTAQGKSNRIWNLRTLNLMASAGLIEIIALSALPPGSESISEDIEYSDSQVTYAAVRIRHPNHRNRQVFEEQMNSAREGLLLAADKAFSLMVRTATSQVEISNALVQLYGLALPNQWGPVTAYCGGCNQHWADNRMPVRRLRPFVARIAQFSHRTEQWPALKTLPQDQPNLVFVAVPDLIRTCADSRSCFALMLQKVRPHSLLVPQSTSNVLVEGMIDQMTITRSDTFVDRFDPLDSIALHGAVDEVRFILWADSKITTQVATALRTSPSAMTVVFIDSQLPDPYRPERSWVSVIAHADEDTVLRKLIA; this comes from the coding sequence ATGTTCTCTGAGTTTGACCTGCGTGAAGCTCTGACCCATTGGCCAGACAGTCATGCCTATCTAGAAGCCACGACCGCCAGTGACAGCCTTTTGGACCGAGTTCAGCAATGCCTGCGAGAGTTGTTGGATCAGAGTGGAACGGCCGCGTTTATTGATCTGATCGCACTGTTGCGACATTGGCTGCTAGCCCAATCCAAGGGCGGGACTCGAGTTTGGTTGCAAGTGCCCCTTGCTGCACCTTGGCCCGCCAGCGAAGTCTGGCACGAGCAAGGCTTTGAAGTGGCGGTGATTGGCACGTCTGCGCAGATACGCCCCGCCTATCCCCGATTAGAGTGGCTAGGTGAGCAGCAAGATTTATTTGATGACGCGTTCGATGGCATCGTGGCGCGCCTTCAAACCTGGGTGCCAGCGGACCCACCGCTTCGGTCTCTGTTGGGGAAGCCAGCGTACACCGGTCCAGGTCAACGTGAGGCGATTCGGGCACTGATGCACCTACCTGCAGGCACGACGCTGATTGCCAATCTACCGACTGGTAGTGGCAAGTCGTTGCTGGCCCAGATTCCCCCGCTATTGGGCAGTCAAGGCAATTTGACCTTGGTGATCGTACCCACAGTGGCGTTAGCCATCGATCAAGGTCGTCGAATGGCAGAACTCCTTAAGGCTCGTGACCCCAATTGGACAGAGCATCCCCTGTCCTTTCATAGTGGCTTGTCGGTCGAACAAAGGACTTCCATCTTCCATGCTGTGCGCTGTGGCGAGCAGCGAGTCCTTTTCACCTCTCCAGAGGCCGCCACCGGCTCTTTGCGCAGCATCTTGATCGACTGTGCGTATGAGGGGCGTATCTCGCACGTTGTGATCGATGAAGCACACTTGGTGGTCACTTGGGGTAGCGGATTTCGTCCCGCGTTCCAGTTACTGCCGGCCTTCATCGCCAGTCTTCGTCATGCGCGCAATCCTGAATCGCCGCAGGCCATACGTATTGCACTAGCCTCAGCCACCCTTACTCCGCACACTGTTACGAGCTTGCAAACGTTGTTTGCCGGAGTAAATGGCAATTGTGTTGTTTCCGGGATCTATCTACGGCCCGAACCGCGCTACGCGATGAAGGCGATGGTCTCTCCGGTGGAACAGGTGAATCGTGTTCTCGAGGCAGTGATGAAGTCGCCACGCCCCTTCATCCTGTATGTAACTAGACCTGACGAGGCTGAGGAATGGACTCGTTTACTGACTGAGAATGGCCTGGGCCGGATAGCCGCCTTTACCGGAGAAACGCCTCCGCAGCAGCGCCAACTTCTAATGTCGGATTGGGATGCCAATAAGCTCGATGGCATGGTAGCAACTTCGGCATTTGGCCTTGGCGTGGACAAGAACGACGTTCGGACAGTAATTCACGCCACATTGCCGGAGTCACTCGACCGTTTTTATCAGGAAGTCGGGCGAAGCGGCCGTGATGGCAAAGCCTCCGCAAGTTTGTTGCTTTACACGCAGCAGGATGTTGAACAGGCAAAAGGGATGTCTGGTCCAACACTAATAGGTAATGAGTTAGGTTATGACCGATGGGAGGCTATGCTCGATGATCCAACTCGCCCGGTTACGCCAGACGGCGAGGTTTGGGTCGACCTCAATCGGCTACGGGCCGGATTGACGGCACAGGGGAAAAGTAACCGCATATGGAACCTGCGAACGCTCAACCTGATGGCATCCGCTGGGCTGATTGAAATTATCGCTTTAAGTGCCTTGCCGCCAGGCAGTGAAAGTATTAGCGAGGATATAGAGTACAGCGATTCCCAAGTGACATATGCAGCAGTGCGTATTCGCCATCCTAATCACCGTAATCGCCAGGTTTTCGAGGAGCAAATGAACTCAGCTCGAGAGGGACTGCTTCTGGCTGCGGATAAGGCATTCAGCCTAATGGTGCGGACTGCCACGTCTCAAGTCGAGATATCGAATGCACTGGTCCAACTGTACGGTTTGGCATTACCCAACCAGTGGGGGCCGGTAACGGCTTACTGCGGAGGCTGTAATCAGCATTGGGCTGACAATCGCATGCCTGTGCGCCGGTTGCGCCCGTTCGTAGCGAGAATCGCCCAGTTTTCACACCGCACCGAGCAGTGGCCGGCACTTAAAACTTTACCGCAGGATCAGCCAAACTTGGTATTCGTTGCGGTTCCCGATTTGATACGTACTTGCGCTGATAGCCGCTCGTGCTTTGCGTTGATGCTGCAGAAAGTACGCCCCCACTCCTTGCTAGTGCCGCAGTCGACCAGCAATGTCCTGGTCGAAGGGATGATCGACCAGATGACAATTACGCGCAGCGATACCTTTGTTGATCGCTTCGATCCTCTTGACTCCATCGCCCTGCATGGGGCAGTCGACGAAGTCCGATTTATTCTGTGGGCAGACTCGAAGATCACGACTCAGGTGGCTACTGCATTGCGTACTTCCCCTAGTGCGATGACTGTCGTCTTTATCGACAGCCAGTTGCCGGACCCGTACCGGCCAGAACGATCTTGGGTTTCCGTAATTGCCCATGCAGATGAGGACACGGTATTACGGAAGTTGATTGCATGA
- the dpdE gene encoding protein DpdE: MGAFVRISSPRYTNWGVGKLCGVTQGVARVQYFDAPGALLPDLVEVPSSQLVQAKLPAQTRVYRQNADLYWQVGRVLEDDGAIIFVQFPNGEMENFEAEQLQVRWSRPLNDPLPLLAVQATETPFLADARADFVRAVAGQHHAVAGVSAALCSSIDLVDYQFDVVRQVLSDPIQRYLLADEVGLGKTIEAAIILRQYFIDDPAARAVLIVPPALVYQWRRELTVRFGLGAELDDMLHVIAYDDLNRLSQVIANAGMLVVDEAHHLSKQSTAEQRELYEQLRSHAPSLTRLLMLSATPVLGNAEEFLRVLHLLDPVVFPLDDLDGFKRRIASRQVIAEVVSTLLPENVWGLGPDLDRLLESYPDDPLLVEKVDALQKVLDTFPDEEDSQFLVALEDLKTHLVESYRLHRRLLRNRRTAVPWATPRRAGMRTIVFSGEATATWRDRLEDLRLALAAYGSFPHVHQSLLQAAVHSHSGQSLVRALTLAGLDEPDLLAQARAVDHAAERLLSDPARVNALCGEIRTILEVPATQIVVFCDRPQDADLVTEVLAREIGHGVVRHEPAEVDEDTEVAAPEWEQFLNSPNQVRVLVCDARAEEGVNLHGGRKVAVHYDLPSSPNRIEQRLGRLDRYGTGDPIVSYVLLDEENPDEAAWAQVLDSGWGVFRQSVASLQYLIESTSEPLAYEWSEQGTAALQVHADQLGGSDGWVQREVRQLNHQDSLDALANREIPGMDALEDADSDWIKWRAAFKMLAVDSLQFDWRSENELGEQTTDTPFRVGYAYRGGGKATLLPLAGFLKHFLATVDQRAIGGSARFPLSYQYAFKRNTVTSRRGLAQGLRLLRIGDPLVASLEQFCATDDRGRAFAVWRANRQYEVNDPSGADLYFRFDFMVRPALNEEGEDTSSLKQQVLARKAGTLLPPLAIRVWVHGNGRVEAEPSEFLTSKYAPTLKGVRCDFNLNAKRWRRLPTDIKSTWLRNWGGLCGSQRDIATVAARSAPVYIEHIQSALKVCAQERRLRRSQGEARASRLQGLARQQELDELLQAEEMYAALEAAIASPRLDLDVVGALFLSSISPFNE, encoded by the coding sequence ATGGGCGCTTTTGTTCGGATATCGTCCCCCCGATACACGAACTGGGGTGTTGGGAAACTATGTGGGGTAACTCAAGGTGTCGCCAGAGTCCAGTACTTTGATGCACCGGGCGCTCTGTTGCCTGACCTGGTCGAAGTGCCATCTTCTCAATTAGTACAGGCGAAATTACCTGCACAAACTCGAGTCTATCGTCAGAACGCCGACCTGTATTGGCAGGTTGGTCGTGTGCTCGAGGATGATGGCGCGATCATTTTTGTGCAGTTTCCGAATGGGGAAATGGAGAATTTCGAAGCTGAACAGTTGCAGGTTCGGTGGAGTCGGCCACTTAACGATCCACTACCTTTGTTGGCTGTTCAAGCCACTGAGACACCTTTCCTAGCTGATGCGAGGGCAGATTTCGTCCGTGCTGTGGCTGGTCAGCATCATGCGGTCGCAGGTGTTTCTGCCGCGCTTTGCTCTTCGATCGACCTAGTCGACTACCAATTCGATGTAGTGCGCCAAGTCCTCTCGGATCCTATTCAGCGGTATTTGTTGGCAGATGAGGTGGGGTTGGGTAAGACGATCGAGGCAGCGATCATCTTGCGGCAGTACTTTATCGACGATCCTGCTGCACGGGCGGTGCTGATCGTCCCGCCCGCCTTGGTGTACCAGTGGCGTCGTGAGTTGACAGTCCGATTCGGTCTAGGTGCCGAACTGGATGACATGTTGCATGTCATTGCGTATGACGACTTGAATCGATTGTCTCAAGTGATTGCTAACGCTGGCATGTTGGTGGTCGATGAGGCTCACCATCTGTCCAAGCAATCTACCGCTGAACAGCGCGAACTGTATGAACAACTGCGATCACATGCCCCGTCTTTGACGAGGTTGCTGATGCTGTCGGCGACTCCGGTCTTAGGCAATGCGGAGGAGTTCCTTCGGGTTCTGCACCTATTGGACCCGGTGGTTTTCCCTCTTGATGACCTCGACGGGTTCAAGCGTCGCATTGCATCCCGCCAAGTCATCGCAGAAGTGGTTTCGACGCTCCTACCTGAAAACGTCTGGGGTCTTGGCCCGGACCTTGATCGATTACTAGAGAGCTATCCTGACGATCCTCTGCTAGTGGAGAAGGTTGATGCCCTACAAAAGGTATTAGATACCTTTCCTGACGAGGAAGATTCTCAGTTCTTAGTCGCTTTGGAAGACCTCAAGACCCACTTGGTGGAAAGCTACCGATTGCACCGTAGGCTCCTGCGCAACCGTCGTACAGCAGTGCCATGGGCAACGCCTCGGCGAGCAGGTATGCGGACAATCGTCTTTAGCGGTGAGGCTACTGCTACGTGGCGAGATCGGTTGGAAGACTTGCGATTGGCGTTGGCAGCCTACGGATCTTTTCCCCACGTCCACCAATCGCTGCTTCAGGCGGCTGTTCACTCCCATTCAGGACAATCGCTAGTGCGGGCCTTGACCCTTGCTGGGCTGGATGAACCTGACTTACTCGCTCAAGCGAGAGCCGTTGATCATGCCGCTGAGCGCCTACTTTCTGACCCTGCACGGGTGAATGCATTGTGCGGTGAGATCCGCACGATCCTGGAAGTACCTGCGACCCAGATAGTCGTCTTTTGCGATCGGCCACAGGATGCCGATTTGGTTACTGAGGTTTTGGCTCGCGAGATAGGTCATGGCGTTGTTCGTCACGAACCGGCAGAGGTAGACGAAGATACGGAGGTGGCTGCTCCGGAGTGGGAGCAGTTCCTCAACTCGCCTAACCAGGTGCGTGTACTAGTGTGTGATGCGCGCGCGGAAGAAGGCGTTAATCTGCATGGCGGGCGCAAAGTTGCCGTCCATTATGATCTGCCGTCCTCTCCGAATCGCATTGAACAGCGTTTGGGGAGATTGGACCGTTACGGAACCGGCGATCCAATCGTGTCCTATGTATTGCTTGATGAGGAAAATCCGGACGAAGCTGCTTGGGCTCAAGTTCTGGACAGTGGCTGGGGCGTATTTCGCCAATCTGTGGCAAGCCTACAGTATCTGATCGAGTCGACCTCCGAGCCGCTGGCATACGAATGGTCTGAGCAGGGCACCGCCGCTCTCCAAGTACACGCGGATCAACTCGGTGGATCAGACGGCTGGGTTCAACGCGAAGTACGGCAATTGAATCACCAAGATAGTCTGGATGCTCTAGCTAACCGAGAAATTCCCGGCATGGACGCACTGGAGGATGCAGATAGCGATTGGATTAAATGGCGTGCTGCTTTCAAAATGCTGGCGGTTGACTCGCTGCAATTTGACTGGCGTAGCGAAAACGAATTAGGTGAACAAACTACGGATACCCCGTTTCGAGTGGGGTATGCCTATCGCGGCGGTGGGAAAGCAACGCTGCTACCCCTAGCAGGTTTCCTTAAGCATTTTTTAGCGACAGTCGACCAGAGAGCCATCGGCGGAAGCGCCCGCTTTCCGCTGAGTTACCAATATGCGTTCAAGCGAAACACCGTCACGAGTCGTCGGGGGTTGGCGCAAGGGCTCCGGCTACTTCGCATCGGAGATCCTCTTGTGGCCTCGCTTGAGCAATTTTGTGCAACTGATGACCGGGGGCGTGCTTTTGCAGTTTGGCGGGCCAATCGGCAGTACGAAGTCAACGATCCTAGTGGCGCCGATCTGTACTTCCGTTTTGACTTTATGGTGCGCCCCGCCCTCAACGAGGAGGGTGAAGATACTTCGTCCCTGAAACAGCAAGTACTCGCTCGCAAGGCAGGCACCTTGCTACCTCCCCTGGCCATCCGCGTTTGGGTGCACGGCAATGGAAGGGTTGAAGCTGAACCCAGCGAGTTCTTGACCAGTAAGTATGCTCCGACGTTGAAGGGAGTTCGATGTGATTTCAATCTGAACGCTAAACGCTGGCGCAGACTACCAACGGACATCAAGTCGACCTGGTTACGCAACTGGGGTGGATTGTGTGGGAGCCAGCGGGACATCGCCACAGTCGCGGCACGGAGCGCACCCGTGTATATCGAGCATATACAGAGCGCGCTGAAGGTCTGCGCTCAGGAGCGTCGGTTGCGCCGATCACAAGGGGAGGCGAGGGCTAGTCGCCTACAAGGACTGGCCCGCCAACAAGAGCTAGACGAACTGCTCCAAGCTGAAGAAATGTATGCGGCGCTAGAGGCAGCCATAGCTAGTCCTCGTCTCGACTTGGATGTGGTCGGTGCACTTTTCTTGTCTTCTATTTCGCCCTTTAACGAATGA
- the dpdH gene encoding protein DpdH: protein MSALERYWPTSAHATECLPTEAETVDDALLLAVHAPTLLLRRAAQSGLEESADEVALLNELMRPVTDGSAVVVAITGASGVGKSHMVRWLGAQLERHPRRDDLVVVSIPKGVSLRGVVELILKPLVSAEYEVLKRELARASEALTPSIAAELLAAALGEGLKEYRERTVELAKGSSAENVALRPHVAVAEHARNLILAPEARELWLGKVLLRIVGASLGGTNNPSDRQFCAEDLEPPEEAVGYELPHRVQTALAFLGNANGRYRSTAANILQEVLDSALRTVFRITEALQQKSIPEVIDDIRRQLLKENKELVLLIEDLSVLSGIQQPLLDIMVIESNEHGRRVRAPIRTAVAVTDGFLAGRQTVLTRASEQWVVPSEGLSERAIVSKLVELTGRYLNAARWGVEYLQQEFARGARHGADLYAWVPRFEEPLDTEAAERLDAFGRSQQGYPLFPFNELAIRGLAETALKLGSVWTYNPRAFINQVLRKTLAERPAFLDGAFPPPGFKSPRLVAEVRTDLQRKGYSPVLSQKLEVALYFWAGSPISLASGTAVPKPVFEAFSLPWPFDAANSPVRPSAAAPTQIKPPINAEPSTAPVDLASLTSAVDPIPVAPDISAYAEALEAWTPNNRLTNTHARDTRGLIQTALESRLDLGNLCLKGQKIDYRWFWLPPMITANNPNKGLVIQVALPDEPIPPGVLAGLKALARWEKNAKSWCYANAETDYAAADALLDSLECQVLQALAVEAERDAGMMGRTLHIQSLLLGLSTRGQPDNPSFKELFAPGPDESMLLASTVTPSIVRSLEIRSKATICRTEIQDRMRQLIGCFQGAGNKLMGIDIDRLKRAWKTELPQRWVPGLSSSGGLSVEALDVLERVSTEKLPALVNNLQGAVQSLLPIASAAFESDHARVASRDEMRLLVQEVLQLSVWPSGVSESEIRAVIDRLSQDGIESVIQRMRKMSIPSDDELVPVRLAALCAVPLPRLSQLACDVDELNGFFDRLGKLIDSQTRSVELSQAIEQREELTKSLEWES, encoded by the coding sequence ATGAGCGCGCTGGAGCGTTACTGGCCGACAAGTGCACATGCGACGGAGTGCCTGCCTACTGAAGCTGAAACTGTCGATGATGCATTGCTCCTGGCAGTCCACGCGCCAACTTTGTTACTGCGTCGGGCTGCCCAGTCTGGGCTAGAGGAATCTGCTGACGAAGTTGCTCTATTGAACGAGTTGATGCGCCCCGTAACCGATGGTAGTGCGGTCGTGGTCGCCATAACGGGCGCCTCAGGTGTCGGTAAGTCCCATATGGTGCGTTGGCTGGGCGCACAGTTGGAGCGTCACCCACGCCGTGACGATCTGGTGGTTGTCTCGATCCCTAAGGGCGTGAGCCTGCGGGGGGTCGTGGAGTTGATCCTAAAACCGCTTGTCAGCGCTGAATACGAGGTACTAAAACGCGAGTTGGCGCGCGCTTCTGAGGCGTTGACCCCTTCTATTGCTGCTGAACTGCTCGCAGCAGCTTTGGGGGAGGGCCTGAAGGAGTATCGTGAACGTACTGTTGAACTGGCAAAGGGCTCATCAGCGGAAAACGTTGCGCTTCGGCCACATGTGGCTGTGGCTGAGCATGCTCGGAATTTGATTCTAGCTCCTGAGGCGCGTGAGTTGTGGCTAGGCAAGGTGCTACTTCGAATTGTCGGAGCAAGTCTGGGTGGTACTAACAATCCATCGGATCGACAGTTTTGTGCGGAGGATCTTGAGCCACCCGAGGAGGCAGTAGGTTATGAACTGCCACATCGAGTGCAGACGGCGCTAGCGTTTCTGGGCAATGCCAATGGCCGATATCGCAGTACCGCCGCCAATATTTTGCAGGAGGTGCTCGATAGCGCACTGCGCACCGTATTCCGGATCACGGAAGCTCTGCAACAGAAGTCAATCCCGGAAGTGATTGACGATATTCGACGACAACTCCTCAAGGAAAACAAAGAACTTGTGCTCCTTATCGAGGACTTGTCTGTCCTGTCGGGAATCCAACAGCCACTGTTGGACATTATGGTTATCGAGAGTAACGAACACGGGAGGAGGGTCCGAGCGCCTATTCGCACCGCGGTAGCCGTTACCGACGGTTTTCTTGCTGGCCGCCAGACTGTGTTGACTCGTGCCTCGGAGCAGTGGGTGGTTCCGAGCGAAGGCCTATCTGAACGCGCGATTGTCAGCAAGTTAGTGGAGTTGACGGGGCGTTATCTCAATGCAGCGCGTTGGGGAGTTGAGTACCTGCAGCAGGAGTTCGCCAGAGGGGCCCGGCATGGCGCTGACCTATACGCATGGGTGCCGAGATTCGAAGAACCTTTAGATACTGAGGCTGCAGAGCGACTGGATGCATTTGGGCGTAGTCAGCAAGGCTATCCCTTGTTTCCTTTCAACGAACTTGCTATCCGTGGCCTTGCTGAAACAGCGCTAAAGCTAGGCAGTGTTTGGACTTATAACCCACGAGCCTTCATTAATCAGGTCTTGCGCAAAACACTCGCTGAGCGTCCCGCGTTCCTCGACGGAGCCTTCCCTCCGCCCGGATTTAAGTCTCCACGATTGGTCGCCGAGGTACGTACGGACTTGCAGCGCAAGGGCTACTCACCGGTGCTGTCCCAGAAACTGGAAGTGGCTCTGTATTTTTGGGCCGGTAGCCCGATCAGTCTGGCATCAGGGACCGCAGTGCCCAAGCCAGTGTTCGAGGCTTTCTCTCTGCCCTGGCCATTTGATGCTGCCAACTCTCCAGTACGACCGTCGGCGGCGGCGCCAACTCAGATCAAACCGCCCATAAACGCCGAGCCTTCCACCGCTCCAGTTGACTTGGCGTCGCTGACTTCTGCTGTTGACCCAATTCCAGTCGCGCCGGATATCTCAGCTTATGCAGAAGCGCTGGAGGCGTGGACGCCTAACAATCGGTTAACAAATACGCATGCTAGGGACACTCGTGGCTTAATACAGACCGCGCTGGAAAGTCGATTGGATCTGGGAAATTTGTGCTTAAAAGGTCAAAAGATTGACTATCGCTGGTTCTGGTTGCCCCCGATGATTACGGCGAACAACCCGAACAAAGGCCTTGTAATTCAGGTTGCCCTCCCGGATGAGCCCATTCCTCCGGGCGTTCTGGCAGGGCTTAAAGCTCTGGCCCGCTGGGAAAAAAACGCGAAGTCTTGGTGCTACGCGAACGCAGAAACCGACTATGCGGCGGCTGACGCCTTGCTGGATAGTCTGGAGTGTCAAGTCCTACAAGCTCTCGCCGTTGAAGCTGAACGTGATGCGGGCATGATGGGGCGTACCCTACATATTCAAAGCCTGCTGCTGGGTCTGAGCACTCGTGGCCAGCCAGATAATCCAAGCTTCAAAGAGTTGTTCGCTCCCGGTCCTGACGAGTCTATGTTGCTGGCCTCAACTGTTACCCCATCGATTGTTCGATCTTTGGAGATCCGAAGCAAAGCAACCATTTGTCGCACCGAAATTCAGGATCGGATGAGGCAACTGATCGGGTGCTTCCAGGGTGCCGGAAACAAGTTGATGGGAATTGATATTGACCGCCTCAAACGGGCCTGGAAAACCGAATTGCCCCAGCGGTGGGTTCCTGGGTTGAGCAGCAGTGGTGGTTTGAGTGTAGAGGCGCTAGATGTACTTGAACGCGTTTCTACCGAGAAACTACCTGCCTTGGTCAATAACTTGCAGGGCGCGGTGCAATCTCTCTTGCCTATAGCAAGCGCCGCTTTTGAGTCCGATCACGCACGTGTCGCCTCGCGCGATGAGATGCGTTTGCTGGTGCAAGAGGTCCTGCAATTATCGGTCTGGCCGTCTGGCGTTTCCGAATCGGAGATTCGAGCGGTCATTGACCGACTGTCACAAGATGGCATCGAGTCCGTCATCCAACGGATGCGCAAAATGAGCATACCTTCCGACGACGAACTGGTTCCCGTGCGGCTCGCTGCATTATGTGCTGTACCGCTACCAAGATTGAGCCAGTTAGCTTGCGATGTTGACGAACTCAATGGCTTTTTTGATCGCCTCGGGAAGTTGATCGACAGTCAGACTCGATCAGTTGAGTTGAGTCAGGCCATCGAGCAACGAGAAGAGTTGACTAAGAGTTTGGAGTGGGAAAGCTGA
- the dpdG gene encoding protein DpdG → MSLLNITNDGLPNILVALHGAVLRAANPILETELLEAVAPTALVEDEGQMARNTLNRWVELGLFVREEGLISVKDRLPSRHSSMLEVLPFTRRMACRQALAEENNQDLWASQGARAADLTRSLAWMLAQDIYRASFDQFEKQESQQILDPERLLMRNSTRRSGLQFWAPFLGFSRHPFAAIDPTVAVRDALTEVLAPGDSMPAPQFVERLSTVLPVLDGGRWQREVLEYVDPLALPLRQPGQVSTALSRALLNLWEGGELLLQSKADLGSSITLTGAGGARSDLTFQWITRPVRGDKV, encoded by the coding sequence ATGAGCCTTTTAAACATTACCAATGATGGATTGCCAAATATCCTTGTTGCACTACACGGGGCCGTGTTGCGTGCGGCCAATCCGATTCTAGAAACCGAACTATTAGAAGCTGTAGCTCCGACTGCGCTCGTTGAGGATGAAGGGCAAATGGCGCGTAACACCCTAAACCGATGGGTGGAACTTGGATTATTTGTACGAGAGGAGGGACTTATCTCCGTCAAAGACAGGCTGCCTTCGCGACATTCCTCCATGTTGGAAGTCCTGCCGTTCACACGCCGGATGGCCTGCCGCCAAGCGTTAGCGGAAGAGAACAATCAGGATCTATGGGCTAGTCAAGGTGCACGGGCTGCTGATTTAACACGGTCGTTGGCATGGATGCTTGCCCAGGATATCTATCGTGCATCCTTCGATCAGTTCGAGAAGCAAGAGTCGCAACAGATCCTCGACCCGGAGCGGTTGTTGATGCGCAATTCGACCCGGCGCTCGGGTCTTCAGTTTTGGGCGCCATTTCTTGGGTTCAGCCGCCACCCCTTTGCCGCCATTGATCCGACTGTGGCGGTACGTGACGCTTTGACTGAGGTTCTCGCACCCGGTGACAGCATGCCTGCTCCGCAGTTTGTGGAGCGTCTGAGCACTGTGCTGCCTGTATTGGATGGCGGTCGCTGGCAGCGGGAGGTTCTGGAGTATGTAGATCCCCTGGCACTGCCATTGCGTCAGCCCGGTCAGGTCTCCACGGCACTGAGTCGGGCGTTGCTCAATCTTTGGGAGGGTGGTGAGTTGCTATTGCAGTCAAAGGCTGACCTCGGGAGTTCGATTACGTTAACTGGTGCTGGTGGGGCACGCAGCGATCTAACCTTCCAGTGGATTACTCGCCCGGTACGAGGTGACAAGGTATGA